The Pirellulales bacterium genomic interval GTGGTCCGCGGCGCGAGTATGCCGCCATCAAGTTCTTCCTGTACACGCTGGTCGGCAGTGTGTTGATGTTGATCGCAATTCTGATGCTGTACTTCAACAGCGATTTGCGCGAGCTGACGCCGGCACAACAGCGCGATGCTCACGTGCATCAATCCGTCTTGGAAGGGAAAGACGCCGACGAGCCCATTCACACGTTCAATTTGTTGGCGCTCGCCAAGATCGGACAGCTCGATCAATCTCCGTTCGACAAGCCGCTATGGCTGGGCAAGTCGATCCAATGGTGGGCATTTATCCTGTTGTTCATCGGTTTTGCTATCAAAGTGCCGGCCGTGCCATTTCATACCTGGTTGCCCGATGCGCACGTCGAGGCGCCTACACCGATATCCATGATCCTGGCCGGTGTGTTGTTGAAGATGGGCGGGTACGGCATTATTCGCATCTGTTACCCGATCTGTCCCGATGCCGGGTATGAACTGGCTTGGGTCGTGTCTGGGATCGGCGTCTTCAGCATGGTTTATGGTGCGTTTGCCGCCATGGCGCAGAAGGATTTCAAACGCCTGGTGGCCTACAGCTCGGTAAGCCATATGGGTTACGTGCTACTCGGCATTGGCGTGTGGAGCGCCTGGATGGGGACGGATTATAACCCCGACTACTGGGCCCTGGGGATGAATGGCGCCATGTTCCAGATGATCGCTCACGGCATCAGCTCGGCCGGCATGTTCTTTATGGTCGGCGTGATCTACGACCGCGTTCATCATCGCAACCTGGATGAATTCGGCGGACTGTTCGCCAAGATGCCGGTCTATAGCGGCTTGGCATTCGGCATCTTTTTCGCGGGCCTAGGACTGCCGGGGCTGTGCGGATTCATCGGTGAAGTGTTTGTTACGTTGTCGGTATGGAGCTTTAGCAAGGCCCTAGCCGTGATCTCGGCGTCGGTCGTAATACTGACCGCCGGTTACATTTTGTGGACATTGCAACGCGTCTATCTGGGACCTGAGTACAAGGGACCGCACGCCGAGGGAATCTATCCGATTACGCCGCGCGAGTTGAGCATCGCCGTTCCCTTGCTGGCCTTTGCGATTCTGTTCGGCGTTTTTCCGTCGGCCGTGTTCCGATATTTGACGCCGAGCGTCAATAAAGAAGTCAGCGAACTGGCCGACTGGACCAGAGAAAAGAAGCAGCCCCGGCTGGATGCCGCCGATGAGGCGGCCGACATCGCCATGGCCAGCCAACGCTGAGAGCCATTGCCAGCCAACACTGAGACAACGCGGCCGGCGCGAGATGGTTAAAAGTCATGCGATTCGAAATACAAATCGAGGATTCGTAACTAGAGTTGTCA includes:
- a CDS encoding NADH-quinone oxidoreductase subunit M, with amino-acid sequence YMGVDGISFTLVLLTSFVTMLSMGASWNITKHVKAYCILFLLLETGMLGVFLSLDFFLFYVFWEVMLLPMYFLIGVWGGPRREYAAIKFFLYTLVGSVLMLIAILMLYFNSDLRELTPAQQRDAHVHQSVLEGKDADEPIHTFNLLALAKIGQLDQSPFDKPLWLGKSIQWWAFILLFIGFAIKVPAVPFHTWLPDAHVEAPTPISMILAGVLLKMGGYGIIRICYPICPDAGYELAWVVSGIGVFSMVYGAFAAMAQKDFKRLVAYSSVSHMGYVLLGIGVWSAWMGTDYNPDYWALGMNGAMFQMIAHGISSAGMFFMVGVIYDRVHHRNLDEFGGLFAKMPVYSGLAFGIFFAGLGLPGLCGFIGEVFVTLSVWSFSKALAVISASVVILTAGYILWTLQRVYLGPEYKGPHAEGIYPITPRELSIAVPLLAFAILFGVFPSAVFRYLTPSVNKEVSELADWTREKKQPRLDAADEAADIAMASQR